The Stieleria maiorica genome includes the window CCAGACCACGATCCGCGAGCTGCAAAACGAGATCCATGCCCATACCGCCACGATCCGATCGCTGCGTCGCGAGCGGGGCTCGATCGGCGGCCTGGGCGGCGAGGACGACCAAAAAGCGGCCTAGCGATTCGCCCGAAAATCGTTGGTGTCTAGCTGGACCGCGCATTGTGGCGGGGTGGACAGGTAGGAAGATTTGCGGGGTAGGAAAATTACCTGAATCGAATGGATGCTGCATTCCATCATTTTCTTACCTCCGAAATTTTCTTACCCGATTTCCGCAGGCGGCCAAGATACGATAGGCGTTACACAACGTCGGCAGTGCGACCGACCATGTCTCTCTCCCGACGATGTTCTCGATCCGATGACCGACCAAAACTCAGACCACGACTCCCCGCAACCGGCCGCCAGCGACGCCGCCGACCGGCCCATGATGCGGCTGGACGATGCGCTCAAACGGGCCGGACTGGTGGGGACCGGCGGCCAGGCGAAGATCTGGATTCAGGACGGCCAGGTGACCGTCAACGGCCAAGTCGAGACGCGGCGGCGAAAACAGCTGTTTTTGGGCGACGTGGTGGAAACCATGGGCCAACGCGTCACGCTGGACGAAACCTTTTTCGATTGTTAGCTGAAAAGTCGGTGAAACCGGCAGTTTCACTGTTGACGCTCCCCGATCCCCCGCCGGATACTGCGAAAGCATCGAGAAATCCGGCGGCGGCAAAATTTCCGCCCTTCTCGGTTTAGATCACCTCGGTGAGCTACAGTTGACGAACCCGTTTCTTTGAACGTTTCAAAGGATCGTGGTTGCACCCCCAAGACAGGAGATGGATTGATTCAATGCCGCTCCGGTCTCGAGGCCATTTTCATTTGATGTCCGGAATGCCCACCGGCAGGAGCAGAAACTTTTAGTGGCGTTGGCACGACGAAATCCTCAACCAGATAATCGCGACACCGTTCGCATCAATTCCAGTATCCGCATCAGTCCGATCCGAGTCGTCAGCGAAACCGGCGAACAACTCGGAGTGATCGCGACCGAAGACGCCCTCGAGCGGGCACGTGATGTCGGACTCGATCTGGTTGAAGTCGCTCCCAATGAGCGACCCCCTGTTTGCCGAATCATGGATTACGGCAAATACAAGTACGACAAGAACAAAAAAACGAACCGCAACCAAAGTCATACCAAGACGAAAGAAATTCGATTGCGGCCGAAAACCGGCGACGAAGATATCCGCACCAAGATTCGTCGCGCCGAAAAGTTCTTGAAGCACAAGGACAAGGTGCAGGTCAGTGTGCTGTTCCGCGGTCGCGAGATGGCCCACATCGAAGAAGGCCGCAAGGTGATGGAGCAGGTCATCGAATTGCTGGACGAAGTCGGCAAGGTCGAAACCGCCCCCCAGCAACACGGCCGCCGCATGATCTGCATGATCGCCCCGCGCTAGAAACGCCGCGGCTGACGCTGGGATCGGCTTGGTTTTCGAGTAGTGGACGAGGCGACGAGTCCATACGGATTGCGAATTGCAAGGACTCCTCGCGTCGTCCACGACTGCTTTCCATTCGCTATGCTGATTTTATTCCGCTGCGCTGATTTATTCCGCCTCGCTGGGGCTTTATGTCCGCCGTCACCGTCGATGCCGTTTGCCAACTCCTCGCCCAATGGGCTCCGCTGAAACTGGCGGAATCCTGGGACAACGTCGGTTTGCTGGTCGGGGACCGGGCCCGCGAAATCAGACGGGTGCTGACCTGCTTGACCCTCACGCCCGATGTGGCGGCTGAAGCGGTCGATCAGCAGGCCGACCTGATCGTCACGCATCACCCGATCCCCTTTCGCCCGCTGCCACGCATCAATTGTGATTCGATCACCGGCGAAATCCTGTGGCGATTGATCGGCGCCAAAATCGCCGTCTACAGCGCCCACACCGCGTTCGATTCTGCCGCCGAGGGGATCAACCAAAGTTGGGCCGAATTGCTGGGGCTGCAAGCGGTCCGCCCGATCAGTGACCCTTCAGCCAGTGACCCTTCAGCCAGTGACCCTTCAGCCGAGAACAACCTGGGCAGTGGCCGCTATGGTCTGCTGGAGAGCGAGGCTCCGGCGCGTGAGGTGATCCGCCGCTGTGCGGCGCTGGTCCAATCCACTTCGCCGCCGCGCGGGGTCGGACCGCTGGATCAACCGGTCACCAAGGTCGGCTTTGCCTGCGGCAGCGGCGGCTCGTTCGTTGCCCAAGCGGCGCGCTGCGGTTGCCAGCTTTTGGTCACCGGCGAGGCCAGTTTTCACGATTGCCTGGAAGCCGAATCGCGTGGGATGGCCTTGGGCTTGCTGGGGCATTTCCACAGTGAACGGTTTGCGATGGAGCGTCTGGCGGTGCGGATCGGCGAGGCGTTGCCCACGCTGACGGTCTGGCCCAGCCGGGCCGAGAGCGACCCGGTCCAGATGATTTGACGCTCCCGGACGCGGCGTCATTCGCGCCGGTCCCAATCGCACGGCGGCCCATCCCGGCTGCTGAGCATCGAATGTACGACGTCCTTTCCAGGTCGTCGCGTCGAGTCGTTTGCAACGACGGCCCGGAAGGGCCATCGTACAGGATCGGCGTCTACGACCGGCCGCCGCGGGTTCCGCGACAGGATGCCTATGGCATGCCATTTGCGGCGTGGTTTTCCAGGCCGTGGATTCATGCGACAATGGAGGGGTTGGTGCCGCCGCAGGGCCGCCGAATTCCATGCCCACACTGTAAGGCCAGGCTGTTCGGGCGAGTACTCTCCTTAGGAAATCCGGGGCGTCCGTCCCGCCGCCGCTGACGCCGACCTGATGAAGTTAACCGACCGTGACGATGGAGTCGAAATGACGAGACGAGAGAAATGGCTTGCCGCCCTGCCGGTTTACAACGAAGTCGACTACGTGAGCGAGATTTTGGACCAAGTCGTTCAATACTCGTCCAACGTGTTGGTTGTCGATGACGGCTCGACCGACGGGACCGACAAACTTCTCGCCGAGCGTGCCGACGTGACAGTGGTTCGCCACGAGCAGAATCGGGGTTATGGGGCGGCCTTGCAAACCGCATTCGATTACACGCTGCGGCACGGATTTGACGGCGTCGTGACGCTCGACTGCGACGGCCAGCATCAACCGAAGCGGATTCCCGCGTTCATCGACATGGCCGACGAGGCCGACATCGTCTCCGGCAGCCGTTACCTGCAGTATTTCGAGGGCGATGATGCGCCGCCGGAAGAGCGGATGTTTATCAACCGCCGCATCACCGCGGATTTGAACCGCCGGCTGGGGCTGAAACTGACCGACGCGTTTTGTGGATTCAAAGCCTATCGTAGCGAAGCGCTGCGTCATTTTTCGATCACCGACACCGGTTACGCGATGCCGCTGCAGTTGTGGGTCCAGGCGGCCGAGGCGGGACTGCGAATCGTCGAAATGGCAGTGCCGCTGATCTATCTGGATCTGCAACGATCGTTCGGCGGGGCACTTGATCACGCGGAAACACGGCTCGCCCTGTACAATCAGGTGATCGATGATGAAATCGCCAGGTTGTGCGCCGCCGGCCGTCACGTGACCCACGCGTCGAGCGGGGATTTGGTTTGCGTCCACGAGGCCCGTTAGGCGCCGAATGAGCACCCCAGACCCATCGATTGAAACGGAGTTCGACTCGAATTTTGAATCGTACCAGGCGCCGCGCGTTCATTGCGAACGCTTGGTCCGGCCCGCGATCGATGTTGCCGCCGAGGTCATGTCGGAGAATGTGTCGCGTGGCGATGCCTATCCCGCAGAGGTTTCGTCGCTCCGCCGGCCGGCACGCGATCAATTGGTGCGAGACGCCAGACGCTACACGTCGGCGTATCGCGACGTGGATTTTGCGGGCACGTCTGCGCAGAAGATCGTGATGGCCGGTCACCAGCCGACGCTGTTTCATCCGGGGGTTTGGTTCAAGAATTTTGCGCTCGATCACGTCGGCAAAACGACCGGCGCCCTGGCCGTCAATCTGGTCGTCGACAGTGACGTCGCTGGTTCCAGCAGCGTGCGCGTTCCACACCTGGACCGCCAGACCGGGGCGCTGCGACACGACATCGTCGCGTTCGACCGTCGCGGCGGTGGGGTGCCGTATGAACAATCGTTGATCGAAGACCGCGAGCTGTTCGACGCGTTTGATCGAAACGTGGCCGAGTCGGTTTCGGGAATCGTTGACGCCCCCTTGATCCACTCGCTGTGGCAGCACGCCCGCGATGCGATCAACCGTTGTGGATTCGCCGGATGCGCCCTCGCCCAGGGCAGGCACAGTCTGGAAGCCGATCTGGGGCTGCAGACGCTGGAGATTCCTCAAAGCGTCGTTTGTCGCGGCGAAGCGTTCGCGGCGTTCGCGATGCAGATCCTGCGCGACTTGCCCAGGTTTCACGACTGTTACAACGCCGCGGCGGAATTCTATCGCGCGGCGCATGGGATTCGCAGCAAGGCCCACCCGGTTCCCAATCTGGGCCGTGACGGCGATTGGTACGAGGCGCCGTTCTGGGTGTACGGCAATCAATCGCCCAAGCGGTGCAGCGTTTGGGTGCGTTTGTCGCAGGGCGGGGCGGTGATGGAGATCAGTGATCGCGACAAGCGACACCGTAAGATTCATGCGGCCGGGCAACCCGCCGCCGCGGATGCTTTCCTGGCGCTGGCCAGCCCCGAGTTCAAAATCCGTAGCCGGGCTTTGATCACGACCATGTACGCGCGGATGGTGCTCAGCGATCTCTTTCTGCACGGGATCGGCGGCGGAAAGTACGACCAACTGGGCGATCTGATCTGCCGAGCCTTTTGGGGCACGGATCCCTCCCGGATCATGGTAATCAGTGCGACCGTCTTGCTGCCCGGGCATCAACAATATCCCGTCGCGGAGATCGACGATGCGATCCGCCGCCACAATCGCCAACTCCGCGAATTGGACTTTCAACCCGAGCGTTATGCCGAGCAAGGCGGCCTGGATCCGGACAAAGTCGCGGCCAAACACCAGCTCCTGCAGTCGATCCCACCGCAGGGCCGGCGTCGCGGTTGGCACCAGCAGATCACGGCACTGAATCAACAACTGGCGTCGCAGTTGCAACCACTGCGCAATCACCTGACCGCCGAAAAGGTCGGACTGCAAGATCGCCGCCGCGAGGCAACGATCTGGAACAGCCGCGAACACTCGTTCTGCATCTATCCGCTGGAGTATTTGACCGATGCGTACGCGGAGATGCTAAACGCGTAGGGCATGTTGGGGACCTGAAATGTATCGCTGATTCATTACGATGCGTTCCCTCTTTAAAATGGCTCCCCTCTCCCCAAAACAGATCGCGGTCAACGTCACTGATTGATCACTATTTTCGCGCGATCTGTTTTGGGGAGAGGGGAGCCAGAATCATCAAGACCGTCTTGCAAAGAGACGAGCCTACCAAGCTTGGACTGGCAACATTGTCTTGCTCGCAAGGGGGCAATAAGTTTCACATCCCGAGCATGCCACTCGGGATCGGCCAAAGGTCACGCATTGTGCGACCTTACTCCTTGACCTTCACGCCGCAGGCTTTGAGGGCTTCGATGGCGGCGGTCTTTTCCTTTTCGGGGATCTCGTTGCCGCCCAGGAACAACCGCAGGTAGGGGGCGAAACGATTCTCACCGGCCTGATCCGCCTGACAGGCCTTGACCAACGGCGACAGGTCTTTGATCGGGTTGTTGTTCAGTTGCAGGATGTTCAAGCCCGGCAACTGCGCGATCGGCGTCACGTCTTCGACGTAGTTGTTGCGCAGGTCCAGCGACGTGATCCACTTCAGTCCGGCGATCGGCTGCACCGTCTTCAGCTCGTTTCCCGACGCATCGAGCGACCAGATCTTCGACAGCGGCGCGATCGGCTCGAGCGATGCGACTCGGTTCTCGGCCAGATAAAGCGTCCGCAAATTGGACATCTTGCCCAGCGGGCTCAGGTCATCGATCTCATTGCGGGAGACATCCAGGTACTGCATCCCCGTCAATTCCTTGATCGGTTCGAGCGTCTTGATTCGGTTGCCAGCCAGGGTGACCGATTGCAACCGTTTCAGGTTGGCGATCGGGGCCAGGTCAGAAATCTGGTTGTCGGCCAAGTCGATCAACATCAGGGCATGGCAGTGCTCCAACCCCGATAGGTCTTTGATTTGTTTGCCGACCCCGACGACGCGTGAGATGTTCGCCACGTCCTCCTTCGTGATCGGTTCGTCATTGAAACGCTTGGCGAACACTTCGGCCCGCACCGCCTGTTCGAGCGCCTTGTCCTTGAACGCCGACACGACCGGCTTGGGAGCCTCTTTCTTCGGTTCGGCTTTCTTCTCCGCAGGTTTCTTCGCCTCAGGCTTCTTTTCCTCAGGCTTCTTTTCTTCAGGCTTCTTTTCTTCAGGCTTCTTTTCTTCAGGCTTCTTTTCTTCGGGCTTCTTTTCTTCGGGCTTCTTTTCTTCGGGCTTCGCTTCAGCAGGCTTTTCGGCTTCCGCATCTTGCTTCGGCGCGCCTACGTTTTCTGTTTTTTCGGCCTCGGGTTTGTCGTCGGAGACGGCGGGGCGTGCCGAGACGGCTAGAAATGCAGCGAGCAGGACGGGAACAAGGAGACGCGACGGGGCGACGAATTGTTGCATGGCAGACATTAGACGCACGTATAAGCTGGAATCGGAGGGTGGGAAAGGAAGGTTGCCGCCATTCTAATTGGTTTGCCAAGCTTAGGTGAGTGCGGGCGAAAAACGATAGACTCAGGGCTCCCACGCCTTTTTTTCACCACGGAACACGATCGATTTGAAACGGACAAGAAAACGGCTCCTGGGCGTGACGGTGTGGGCGATCGCACTGATCTCCGCGGGCGCCGCAGCGGCTCACTGGATGCGAACGGCCGATCATGACGACACGACGCGACGGACGATCGCCTCGATCTCCCGCTATGTAATGCGGCAGCAGACGACGATCCATGCGGACGACCCGGCCGGGCGTTTGCGGCCGGGAGACCCTGTGTTTTTGGCGACTGAGACGGGACAGTATCATCAGGCCGGACGGGTCGAATCGGTTCTGCCGCCGGATCGTGGTGTCCCGACCGACACCGCTTCATCGGGCGGGCGTCGGATCGCGATCACGTGGTACGACCGAGACGCCCCCGCCGATCAATGCCAGCTGTTTCAATACCACAGCACGGGGCGGCTGAGCGAAGTGGTCGAAACGCTGTTTCCGCCGGCGAAACAGAAAGCGATTCGCCAAGAGCTGTCTGCCGCGATGGCGCGCCACGGCGAGGATTTATCCCGGGCGTTCATCCCGTTGGTCGAAGACAGT containing:
- a CDS encoding RNA-binding S4 domain-containing protein: MTDQNSDHDSPQPAASDAADRPMMRLDDALKRAGLVGTGGQAKIWIQDGQVTVNGQVETRRRKQLFLGDVVETMGQRVTLDETFFDC
- the infC gene encoding translation initiation factor IF-3, with the translated sequence MALARRNPQPDNRDTVRINSSIRISPIRVVSETGEQLGVIATEDALERARDVGLDLVEVAPNERPPVCRIMDYGKYKYDKNKKTNRNQSHTKTKEIRLRPKTGDEDIRTKIRRAEKFLKHKDKVQVSVLFRGREMAHIEEGRKVMEQVIELLDEVGKVETAPQQHGRRMICMIAPR
- a CDS encoding glycosyltransferase family 2 protein, encoding MKLTDRDDGVEMTRREKWLAALPVYNEVDYVSEILDQVVQYSSNVLVVDDGSTDGTDKLLAERADVTVVRHEQNRGYGAALQTAFDYTLRHGFDGVVTLDCDGQHQPKRIPAFIDMADEADIVSGSRYLQYFEGDDAPPEERMFINRRITADLNRRLGLKLTDAFCGFKAYRSEALRHFSITDTGYAMPLQLWVQAAEAGLRIVEMAVPLIYLDLQRSFGGALDHAETRLALYNQVIDDEIARLCAAGRHVTHASSGDLVCVHEAR
- a CDS encoding Nif3-like dinuclear metal center hexameric protein, with the protein product MSAVTVDAVCQLLAQWAPLKLAESWDNVGLLVGDRAREIRRVLTCLTLTPDVAAEAVDQQADLIVTHHPIPFRPLPRINCDSITGEILWRLIGAKIAVYSAHTAFDSAAEGINQSWAELLGLQAVRPISDPSASDPSASDPSAENNLGSGRYGLLESEAPAREVIRRCAALVQSTSPPRGVGPLDQPVTKVGFACGSGGSFVAQAARCGCQLLVTGEASFHDCLEAESRGMALGLLGHFHSERFAMERLAVRIGEALPTLTVWPSRAESDPVQMI
- a CDS encoding leucine-rich repeat domain-containing protein — its product is MQQFVAPSRLLVPVLLAAFLAVSARPAVSDDKPEAEKTENVGAPKQDAEAEKPAEAKPEEKKPEEKKPEEKKPEEKKPEEKKPEEKKPEEKKPEAKKPAEKKAEPKKEAPKPVVSAFKDKALEQAVRAEVFAKRFNDEPITKEDVANISRVVGVGKQIKDLSGLEHCHALMLIDLADNQISDLAPIANLKRLQSVTLAGNRIKTLEPIKELTGMQYLDVSRNEIDDLSPLGKMSNLRTLYLAENRVASLEPIAPLSKIWSLDASGNELKTVQPIAGLKWITSLDLRNNYVEDVTPIAQLPGLNILQLNNNPIKDLSPLVKACQADQAGENRFAPYLRLFLGGNEIPEKEKTAAIEALKACGVKVKE